AGATCAAGTCGTCGTCATCGAGCGTCGTGGCATCATCAAAACATTTGATTTTCGTAAAGAAACGCATCATCCGGCCTTTTGGATCAGCTGGGCGATCTCGTCGGGCGAGAGCACCTTGCCGACACTGACGACCTGCCCATCGATCACCAGGCCCGGCGTAGTCATGACCCCATACTGCATGATCTCGGTGATATCCTCCACCTTTTTCAATTCCGCGAATTTCCCCACTTTTCCCAATGCCGCCATGACATTCTGCTCCAACGTTTTGCATTTGGCGCAACCGGTTCCAAGTATTTCGATCTTCATTCATTTCCTCCATTCAGTTCTTTTTCGATGATGGGCAAAAGGTCGTTTTTGATCTTCTCTTTCGTTT
This genomic interval from Hydrogenimonas urashimensis contains the following:
- a CDS encoding thioredoxin family protein, with amino-acid sequence MKIEILGTGCAKCKTLEQNVMAALGKVGKFAELKKVEDITEIMQYGVMTTPGLVIDGQVVSVGKVLSPDEIAQLIQKAG